The Terriglobia bacterium genome has a window encoding:
- a CDS encoding isoprenylcysteine carboxylmethyltransferase family protein — protein sequence MMLYFTLWAVVALFPASEIVLAVVKRANPSLADVQDRGSMRLLWAAISLGVALAIVTRGVPEARLPGSPGLLGVIALVLMVLGLGIRWTAIITLGRLFTVDVAIQREHTVVETGLYHYVRHPSYAGLLIAFVGLGVSFGNWLGMLLLLLPITLAVGNRILKEERALTASLGAAYASYCARTKRLVPGVF from the coding sequence ATGATGCTCTACTTCACGCTGTGGGCCGTCGTCGCGCTCTTCCCGGCCTCGGAGATCGTGCTCGCCGTCGTCAAGCGCGCGAATCCGAGCCTCGCCGACGTCCAGGATCGGGGCTCGATGCGCCTTCTCTGGGCGGCCATCTCCCTGGGCGTGGCCCTGGCCATCGTGACTCGAGGCGTTCCCGAGGCGCGCCTGCCCGGCTCGCCGGGACTTCTTGGCGTGATCGCCTTGGTTCTCATGGTCCTCGGGCTCGGCATCCGCTGGACGGCCATTATCACGCTCGGGCGCCTGTTCACCGTGGACGTGGCGATCCAGCGCGAGCACACCGTCGTCGAGACCGGGCTCTACCACTACGTACGCCACCCCTCGTATGCGGGTCTGCTGATCGCCTTCGTCGGGCTCGGCGTCTCTTTCGGCAACTGGCTCGGCATGCTGCTTCTGCTCCTCCCCATCACACTGGCCGTGGGTAACCGCATCTTGAAGGAGGAGAGGGCGCTCACCGCATCGCTCGGAGCCGCTTACGCGTCCTACTGCGCCCGAACCAAGCGGCTCGTCCCCGGCGTGTTCTGA
- a CDS encoding HDOD domain-containing protein, with product MDVFLARQPIFDREQNVFAYELLFRSGLDNACRTDDLDAAASKVISDSVHLLGLETITGGKKAFVNVTREVLMKEHAALLPPAHTVVELLETVAPEPDVLAACGRLKSEGYLLALDDFVDRPEYEALVALADFVKVDVLATGGDERAAIVRRMAPRGIRMLAEKVETREMFEEAVRAGYSHFQGYFFARPAILATKDIPGYKLHLFGILQEVNRVDLDFPRIERILKQDAGLCYKFLRYINSAWFGWRQRIGSIKRALVLLGESEVRRWVTVIVLTGMAEDKPHELLVHAATRARFCELLAPLAGLARRSEELFLVGMLSLIDAVLDRPLRSLLKDLPISADSIAALLGEPSPIGAVFSCALAYERGDWEEFAVRAEAAGIPELRCPDLYLEALRWGGRCFEVEAA from the coding sequence TTGGACGTCTTCCTCGCCAGGCAGCCGATCTTCGATCGCGAGCAGAACGTGTTCGCCTACGAGCTCCTGTTCCGGTCGGGCCTCGACAACGCCTGCCGGACCGACGACCTCGACGCCGCCGCGTCGAAGGTGATCTCGGACAGCGTGCACCTCCTCGGACTCGAGACGATCACCGGCGGGAAGAAGGCGTTCGTGAACGTCACGCGGGAGGTGCTGATGAAGGAGCACGCCGCGCTCCTCCCGCCGGCCCACACCGTCGTGGAGCTCCTCGAGACCGTCGCCCCCGAGCCCGATGTCCTCGCGGCTTGCGGCCGGCTCAAGAGCGAGGGATACCTCCTCGCCCTCGACGACTTCGTGGACCGGCCGGAATACGAGGCGCTCGTCGCGCTCGCCGACTTCGTCAAGGTGGACGTCCTGGCGACGGGGGGCGACGAGCGGGCGGCGATCGTCCGGCGGATGGCCCCGCGAGGGATCAGGATGCTCGCGGAAAAGGTCGAGACCCGAGAGATGTTCGAAGAGGCCGTTCGAGCCGGCTACTCCCACTTCCAGGGGTACTTCTTCGCCCGCCCGGCGATTCTCGCCACCAAGGACATCCCCGGATACAAGCTCCACCTGTTCGGCATCCTGCAGGAGGTCAACCGGGTGGACCTGGATTTTCCACGGATCGAGCGGATCCTGAAACAGGACGCCGGGCTCTGCTACAAGTTCCTGCGGTACATCAACTCCGCCTGGTTCGGCTGGCGCCAGCGGATCGGCTCGATCAAGAGAGCGCTGGTGCTACTCGGGGAGAGCGAGGTCCGGCGCTGGGTCACGGTGATCGTCCTCACCGGGATGGCGGAGGACAAGCCGCACGAGCTCCTGGTCCACGCGGCGACGCGAGCGCGCTTCTGCGAGTTACTGGCTCCTCTGGCGGGGCTGGCGCGTCGATCCGAGGAGCTGTTTCTCGTCGGGATGCTCTCGCTCATCGACGCGGTGCTCGACCGGCCGCTCCGGTCCCTCCTCAAGGACCTGCCGATCTCGGCCGACTCGATCGCGGCGCTCCTCGGCGAGCCGAGCCCGATCGGGGCCGTGTTCTCCTGCGCGCTCGCCTACGAGCGGGGGGACTGGGAGGAATTCGCCGTTCGGGCCGAGGCGGCGGGCATCCCCGAGCTCCGCTGCCCGGACCTCTACCTCGAGGCGCTCCGGTGGGGAGGACGCTGCTTCGAGGTCGAGGCGGCGTGA
- a CDS encoding transcriptional regulator, giving the protein MTGRPASRGAATEPPGKAAALDRLIHERLRLGIVSALAVNDALTFVELKALLKTTDGNLSVHARRLEEAGYIACTKRFEGRLPRTHYRLTASGRRALERYLDHMEAIIRATRVR; this is encoded by the coding sequence ATCACCGGCCGCCCGGCCTCGCGCGGCGCGGCGACGGAGCCGCCGGGGAAGGCCGCGGCGCTCGACCGGCTGATCCACGAGCGGCTGCGCCTCGGGATCGTCAGCGCCCTGGCGGTGAACGACGCGCTGACGTTCGTGGAGCTGAAGGCGCTGCTCAAGACCACCGACGGCAACCTGAGCGTCCACGCCCGGAGGCTGGAGGAGGCCGGCTACATCGCGTGCACGAAGCGATTCGAGGGAAGGCTCCCGCGGACCCACTACCGGCTCACGGCGAGCGGTCGAAGGGCGCTCGAGCGTTACCTGGACCACATGGAAGCGATCATCCGCGCGACCCGCGTGCGCTGA
- a CDS encoding class I fructose-bisphosphate aldolase, which yields MTPRVREILSWYESDNPGVKANLARMLNHGTLAGTGRMVILPVDQGFEHGPARSFAPNPPGYDPHYHFQLAIDAGCNAYAAPLGFIESGASSYAGEVPLILKLNSHETLLSDKDPISVQTGSVGDALRLGASAIGYTIYPGSNFAGEMYEQIRDLAEEAKAAGLAVVIWSYPRGTSLSKEGETAIDVAAYAAQIAAQLGAHVIKVKLPTGYVEQDAARKVYEKEKVPIGTLTERVRHVVEAAFGGRRILIFSGGAKTGDAELLEQARAIRDGGGFGSIMGRNSFQRPKDDAVKLLHAIMEIYKG from the coding sequence ATGACCCCACGCGTTCGAGAGATCCTGTCCTGGTACGAGAGCGACAACCCGGGCGTGAAGGCGAACCTCGCCCGCATGCTCAACCACGGAACCCTGGCGGGTACCGGGAGGATGGTGATCCTGCCGGTCGACCAGGGCTTCGAGCACGGTCCGGCGCGGTCGTTCGCGCCGAATCCCCCCGGCTACGACCCGCACTATCACTTCCAGCTGGCGATCGACGCGGGCTGCAACGCGTACGCGGCGCCGCTGGGATTCATCGAATCCGGCGCGTCCTCTTATGCCGGCGAAGTCCCGCTGATCCTGAAGCTCAACAGCCACGAGACTCTGCTGTCCGACAAGGACCCGATATCGGTGCAGACCGGAAGCGTCGGCGACGCGCTCCGGCTCGGCGCGTCGGCCATCGGCTACACGATCTATCCCGGCTCGAACTTCGCCGGCGAGATGTACGAGCAGATCCGCGACCTCGCCGAGGAGGCCAAGGCGGCCGGGCTCGCGGTGGTGATCTGGTCGTACCCGCGCGGCACGAGCCTCTCGAAGGAGGGGGAGACCGCCATTGACGTCGCGGCGTACGCGGCGCAGATCGCGGCGCAGCTCGGCGCCCACGTCATCAAGGTGAAGCTCCCGACGGGTTACGTCGAGCAGGACGCGGCGCGCAAGGTCTACGAGAAGGAGAAGGTCCCGATCGGCACGCTCACCGAGAGGGTCCGGCACGTCGTCGAGGCCGCGTTCGGCGGTAGGCGGATCCTGATCTTCTCGGGCGGCGCCAAGACCGGGGACGCGGAGCTCCTGGAGCAGGCGAGGGCGATCCGCGACGGCGGAGGCTTCGGCTCGATCATGGGCCGCAACTCGTTCCAGCGCCCGAAGGACGACGCGGTCAAGCTGCTCCACGCGATCATGGAGATCTACAAGGGATAG
- a CDS encoding AmpG family muropeptide MFS transporter, with translation MATRPPVHRVVFSARMLAQLLAGFSSGLPLLLTGSTLQAWLKDERVDLGAIGLFALVGLPYTLKFFWSPLLDRYVPPFLGRRRGWMLLTQLAVAAAIAGVGLSSPAVSPSGVAVLALALTFASASQDIVLDAYRREALEEVELGFGTSVFVSGYRLAMLVSGALALALADRVPWRSVYFLMAGLMSVGVVTALLCREPVIDAPPPRSLRDAVVEPFVDFFRRRRAWLILAFIVLYKVGDQMASAMTTPFVLDLGFSKTELAAVVKVFGLVSMICGGLVGGIVMLKLGIRRSLWAFGILQALSVLAFAALAQAGRIYGILAGAVSLENFSFGMGAAAYSAYMASQTNKRFTATQFALFSSLTGIPRVLAAAPTGFLAKALGWTGFFTFCAAAAIPGLVLLLWVAPWREASSSPTD, from the coding sequence ATGGCGACCCGCCCGCCGGTGCACCGCGTCGTCTTCAGCGCGAGGATGCTCGCGCAGCTCCTGGCAGGGTTCTCGTCCGGCCTGCCGCTGCTGCTGACGGGATCCACCCTCCAAGCTTGGCTGAAGGACGAGCGGGTGGACCTCGGCGCGATCGGTCTGTTCGCGCTGGTCGGCTTGCCCTACACCCTGAAGTTCTTCTGGTCGCCCCTGCTCGACCGGTACGTTCCGCCCTTTCTCGGCCGGCGGCGCGGCTGGATGCTCCTGACTCAGCTCGCAGTCGCCGCGGCGATCGCCGGCGTCGGCCTCTCGAGCCCGGCCGTCTCCCCGTCCGGCGTGGCCGTTCTCGCCCTCGCTCTCACGTTCGCAAGCGCCAGCCAGGACATCGTGCTCGACGCCTACCGGCGCGAGGCGCTGGAGGAGGTCGAGCTGGGGTTCGGCACTTCGGTGTTCGTGAGCGGATACCGGCTGGCCATGCTGGTGTCGGGGGCGCTCGCGCTGGCCCTGGCGGACCGGGTCCCGTGGCGCAGCGTCTACTTCCTCATGGCGGGTCTGATGTCGGTGGGGGTCGTGACCGCCCTCCTCTGCCGCGAGCCCGTCATCGACGCCCCGCCTCCGCGCTCGCTTCGCGACGCCGTGGTGGAGCCGTTCGTCGATTTCTTCCGCCGGCGGAGGGCCTGGCTGATCCTGGCGTTCATCGTCCTCTACAAGGTCGGCGACCAGATGGCCTCGGCCATGACCACTCCCTTCGTCCTGGATCTCGGGTTCAGCAAGACCGAGCTGGCCGCGGTGGTGAAAGTCTTCGGGCTGGTATCCATGATCTGCGGGGGGCTGGTGGGTGGGATCGTCATGCTGAAGCTCGGGATCCGCCGGTCGCTCTGGGCGTTCGGCATCCTCCAGGCGCTGTCGGTGCTGGCGTTCGCGGCCCTGGCGCAGGCCGGGAGGATCTACGGGATCCTCGCCGGCGCGGTCAGCCTGGAAAACTTCAGCTTCGGAATGGGGGCCGCCGCGTACTCCGCGTACATGGCCAGCCAGACGAACAAGCGCTTCACCGCGACGCAGTTCGCGCTGTTCAGCAGTTTGACCGGGATCCCCCGCGTGCTCGCCGCCGCCCCGACGGGATTCCTGGCGAAGGCGCTCGGCTGGACCGGCTTCTTCACGTTCTGCGCCGCGGCGGCGATCCCGGGGCTCGTTCTGCTCCTCTGGGTCGCGCCGTGGCGGGAGGCTTCGTCATCGCCCACCGACTGA
- a CDS encoding AAA family ATPase: MQPVEINQNLQTAVLGQEETLRFVSVAIFKHLQGEKYGNLLLIGNSGTGKTTVMRAMERLYQSQPAFAEYRVVVILNANTMASEEGVIDTSRLLFRLEERARQILGDEASGEEIGRYMERATVCLDEIDKISSVVGGKPYVTGINIQQALLTLIEGERMLHQLTIFKGKVPERASVTVNTGKMLFLCAGAFETLYDQVFRRVTSATSRVKLPTETVYENGEVQIREVFALRHHFKQEDLFDYGMVPQFLSRFDNAIILEDLNGPLLKRIFLEPPDSVFNASKNFFKNYKIELEVTDDAARKVAEEAALSRRIGARALKAIWGRIIKRFEFDPFSQPEVKKEGDRFRLVVDDKVVYQALKPPV; encoded by the coding sequence ATGCAGCCGGTCGAGATCAACCAGAACCTCCAGACGGCGGTCCTCGGGCAGGAAGAGACCCTTCGATTCGTGTCGGTGGCGATCTTCAAGCACCTGCAGGGGGAGAAGTACGGGAACCTCCTGCTGATCGGGAATTCCGGCACCGGCAAGACCACGGTCATGCGGGCCATGGAGCGGCTGTACCAGTCGCAGCCGGCGTTCGCGGAGTACCGGGTCGTCGTCATCCTGAACGCGAACACGATGGCGAGCGAGGAGGGCGTGATCGACACCTCGCGCCTCCTCTTCAGGCTCGAGGAGCGCGCGCGCCAGATCCTGGGCGACGAGGCCTCCGGCGAGGAGATCGGCCGCTACATGGAGCGCGCCACCGTCTGCCTCGACGAGATCGACAAGATCTCCAGCGTCGTGGGCGGGAAGCCGTACGTCACCGGCATCAACATCCAGCAGGCCCTCCTCACCCTGATCGAGGGGGAGCGGATGCTCCACCAGCTGACGATCTTCAAGGGCAAGGTGCCCGAGCGCGCCTCGGTGACCGTGAATACCGGGAAGATGCTGTTCCTCTGCGCGGGCGCGTTCGAGACCCTGTACGACCAAGTGTTCCGGCGCGTCACGTCCGCCACGAGCCGCGTGAAGCTCCCCACGGAGACCGTGTACGAGAACGGCGAGGTCCAGATCCGGGAGGTCTTCGCGCTGCGCCATCACTTCAAGCAGGAGGACCTGTTCGACTACGGAATGGTGCCGCAGTTCCTCTCCCGGTTCGACAACGCGATCATCCTCGAGGACCTGAACGGACCGCTCCTCAAGCGCATCTTCCTCGAGCCGCCGGACAGCGTCTTCAACGCCTCGAAGAACTTCTTCAAGAACTACAAGATCGAGCTCGAGGTGACCGACGACGCCGCCCGCAAGGTCGCCGAGGAAGCCGCGCTGTCCCGTCGCATCGGCGCACGCGCCCTGAAGGCGATCTGGGGGCGGATCATCAAGCGATTCGAGTTCGACCCGTTCTCCCAGCCCGAGGTGAAGAAGGAAGGGGACCGGTTCCGCTTGGTCGTCGACGACAAGGTCGTCTACCAGGCGCTCAAGCCCCCCGTCTGA
- a CDS encoding glycosyltransferase family 39 protein, translated as MPIRRLPHVSAVVLFVALFVACGAASALRLSATFDETTHLPAGFTYLDRLDFRHNPEHPPLAKMWAALPLWISGRGSADYDSPNWLGAHVPPGDPRRSRADQWKFGYEFLNGRIGDPVRKDPRRVLMPGRMAMLAAGVLLLLVVYALARDLWGRDGALVALALGALSPTTLAHAGLVTTDLPAALGFAATAWCFLRFTRRPGWRPAVATGASLGAALLTKYTAMLLAPILVLMAAVWIVAGVAPGGRPAAGRWRAAAAGLAGAFLVAYVVLWAGYGFRYSAVTDPGYRLEWEMLDKVHGPMASAIAWAKDAEVLPEAWLFGLAYARGGASARLAFLNGEQSVTGWWYYFPEAFLLKTPPAFVLLLLWVLLAGIARTRGRSVDGWLLAIPPVLYLAASMAGNLNIGYRHLLPVVPFLFVAAGGTAGLLEGTRVRRAAATTLLAGCALSFGLATPRYLSYFNAFAGGARGGFRYLVDSNIDWGQDLPALEAWLDAHGHESVDLAYFGTADPKAYGIRYRKVVRVHDFEPTEPSVRPGRGDLFAVSVTLLEGVYLDADHEVAQEALRRGLVAERRIEDWIALRDGRVARGERFPPLADWLLASGGISPGQRTEIEAGLLTTWMSRLRDTLTPVGRAGDSILIYRIP; from the coding sequence GTGCCCATCCGACGCCTTCCGCACGTGTCCGCGGTGGTCCTCTTCGTCGCGCTGTTCGTCGCGTGCGGCGCCGCGTCGGCGCTCCGACTGTCCGCGACCTTCGACGAGACGACGCACCTGCCCGCCGGCTTCACCTATCTCGACCGGCTGGATTTCCGCCACAACCCGGAGCATCCGCCGCTGGCGAAGATGTGGGCCGCGCTGCCGCTCTGGATCTCCGGTCGGGGATCGGCGGACTACGATTCCCCGAACTGGCTGGGCGCCCACGTCCCGCCCGGCGACCCGCGCCGATCCCGGGCCGACCAGTGGAAGTTCGGGTACGAGTTCCTCAACGGGCGGATCGGCGATCCGGTCAGGAAGGACCCGAGGCGGGTGCTCATGCCCGGCCGGATGGCGATGCTGGCGGCGGGAGTGCTCCTGCTGCTCGTGGTGTACGCGCTGGCCCGGGACCTGTGGGGGAGGGATGGGGCGCTCGTCGCGCTCGCCCTGGGCGCGCTCTCGCCGACGACGCTGGCGCACGCCGGGCTCGTGACCACCGATCTACCCGCGGCGCTCGGCTTCGCGGCGACCGCGTGGTGCTTCCTGCGCTTCACCCGCCGTCCGGGGTGGAGGCCCGCCGTGGCGACCGGGGCGTCCCTCGGGGCCGCTCTCCTGACGAAGTACACGGCGATGCTGCTGGCGCCGATCCTCGTGCTGATGGCCGCCGTGTGGATCGTCGCGGGGGTCGCTCCCGGCGGCCGACCCGCCGCCGGCCGCTGGCGTGCCGCCGCGGCGGGTCTCGCCGGCGCGTTCCTGGTGGCGTACGTCGTCCTGTGGGCGGGGTACGGCTTCCGGTACTCGGCGGTGACGGATCCCGGCTACCGGCTCGAGTGGGAGATGCTGGACAAGGTCCACGGGCCGATGGCATCGGCGATCGCGTGGGCCAAGGACGCCGAGGTGCTGCCCGAGGCCTGGCTCTTCGGCCTCGCGTACGCTCGGGGCGGAGCCTCCGCGAGGCTCGCGTTCCTGAACGGGGAGCAGTCGGTCACCGGATGGTGGTACTACTTTCCGGAGGCGTTCCTGCTCAAGACGCCCCCAGCGTTCGTGCTCCTCCTTCTTTGGGTGCTTCTGGCGGGGATCGCGAGGACGCGGGGCCGCTCCGTCGACGGGTGGCTCCTCGCGATCCCGCCGGTCTTGTACTTGGCGGCGTCCATGGCGGGCAACCTGAACATCGGGTATCGCCACCTCCTGCCCGTGGTCCCGTTCCTGTTCGTCGCCGCGGGCGGGACGGCAGGCTTGCTCGAGGGCACCCGGGTTCGGCGGGCGGCGGCGACGACGCTCCTCGCGGGCTGCGCCCTTTCCTTCGGCCTCGCGACGCCCCGCTACCTGTCCTACTTCAACGCGTTCGCGGGCGGGGCCCGGGGCGGCTTCCGCTACCTCGTGGACTCGAACATCGACTGGGGCCAGGACCTGCCGGCCCTCGAGGCCTGGCTGGACGCGCACGGCCACGAGTCCGTGGACCTCGCCTACTTCGGCACCGCCGATCCCAAGGCCTACGGGATACGGTATCGGAAGGTGGTCCGGGTGCACGACTTCGAGCCGACCGAGCCGTCGGTGCGGCCGGGGCGCGGCGACCTTTTCGCGGTGAGCGTCACGCTCCTCGAGGGCGTGTACCTGGACGCGGACCACGAGGTGGCGCAGGAGGCGCTGCGCCGCGGCCTCGTCGCCGAGCGCAGGATCGAGGACTGGATCGCTCTGCGCGACGGCCGGGTCGCCCGCGGGGAGCGGTTCCCGCCGCTCGCCGACTGGCTTCTGGCGTCGGGGGGGATCTCCCCTGGCCAACGGACGGAGATCGAGGCAGGCCTGCTGACCACCTGGATGAGCCGGCTCCGGGACACGCTGACCCCCGTCGGACGCGCGGGAGACTCGATCCTGATCTACCGGATCCCCTGA
- a CDS encoding beta-ketoacyl-[acyl-carrier-protein] synthase family protein codes for MGQPPHRVVVTGLGPVTSIGNGVDAFWEGIVLGRSGTRTVDYDWIHGHPFKSRVGAPVADPDPASFGLTGREAQLLDPTSRYALAAAALALRDAGLRTTPVDEKGRELSVDGIDPERTGVIIGTGIGGLCTLEKSHRAWVRGEPITGALRYSLPMLIPNALPAQVAIRYGFRGECKAVVTACASGTMALGDAYRLIRDGELDVAVAGGVEKTLSDVDGYGLLGFDLLRTLSTRNHEPERASRPFDTDRDGFVLGEGAGLLVLEREEHARARRARIHARVAGYATTSDAHSMMQIEPSGDQMVRVMERALASAGVARDEVGYVNAHGTSTRLNDPLEARALRRVFGTRIFDVWVNSTKAMTGHAIGAAGGIEAIVTVLSLARGLVHRCVNLDNPDPECDLALPRENRPLRAVAALTNSFAFGGHNATLVLAAS; via the coding sequence TTGGGCCAGCCACCGCATCGGGTCGTCGTCACGGGTCTCGGGCCGGTCACCTCGATCGGCAACGGGGTCGATGCGTTCTGGGAAGGGATCGTCCTGGGCCGCTCGGGAACGCGCACCGTGGACTACGACTGGATCCACGGGCACCCCTTCAAGTCGAGGGTCGGCGCCCCCGTGGCCGATCCGGATCCCGCCTCGTTCGGTCTGACCGGGCGGGAGGCGCAGCTCCTGGATCCGACCTCCCGCTACGCCCTCGCCGCGGCCGCGCTGGCGCTCCGGGACGCCGGCCTGAGGACGACCCCCGTGGACGAGAAGGGCCGCGAGCTGAGCGTCGACGGCATCGATCCGGAGCGGACCGGCGTGATCATCGGGACCGGCATCGGCGGGCTGTGCACGCTCGAGAAATCGCACCGAGCCTGGGTCCGTGGGGAGCCCATCACCGGCGCGCTCCGCTACTCGCTGCCCATGCTGATCCCGAACGCGCTGCCGGCGCAGGTGGCGATCCGCTACGGCTTCCGCGGCGAGTGCAAGGCCGTGGTCACCGCCTGCGCGTCGGGGACCATGGCCCTCGGCGACGCCTACCGGCTGATCCGGGACGGCGAGCTGGACGTGGCGGTCGCGGGGGGGGTGGAGAAGACGCTGTCCGACGTGGACGGCTACGGCCTCCTCGGCTTCGACCTCCTGAGGACCCTCTCGACGCGAAACCACGAGCCGGAGCGCGCCTCGCGGCCCTTCGACACCGACCGCGACGGGTTCGTGCTGGGCGAGGGGGCGGGGCTTCTGGTCCTGGAGCGCGAGGAGCACGCGCGGGCCCGCCGCGCGAGGATTCACGCCCGCGTCGCGGGGTACGCCACGACCTCAGACGCGCACTCGATGATGCAGATCGAGCCGAGCGGCGACCAGATGGTCCGCGTGATGGAGCGCGCGCTGGCCTCGGCCGGCGTCGCCCGGGACGAGGTCGGGTACGTCAACGCCCACGGAACCTCGACGAGGCTCAACGATCCGCTGGAAGCCCGGGCGCTCCGCCGGGTGTTCGGAACGCGCATCTTCGACGTCTGGGTGAACTCGACGAAAGCGATGACCGGGCACGCCATCGGCGCCGCGGGAGGGATCGAGGCGATCGTGACCGTCCTGAGCCTCGCCCGGGGGCTCGTTCACCGTTGCGTCAATCTCGACAATCCCGACCCCGAGTGCGACCTGGCCCTGCCGAGGGAGAACCGGCCGCTCCGGGCCGTCGCGGCGCTCACCAACTCGTTCGCGTTCGGCGGGCACAACGCGACGCTGGTGCTGGCGGCGTCCTGA
- a CDS encoding PhzF family phenazine biosynthesis protein: MSVRITQVDAFTDRPFAGNPAAVCLLPEPRPDAFMRDVAREMNLSETAFLVQRGGDFDLRWFTPTVEVDLCGHATLASAHVLWEEGRLPSDAAARFHTRSGLLTAEKRGTLIEMDFPAEPATESEESPDLEHALGVRPTFVGRNRLDLLVEVESEETVRLVSPDFTWLRAITTRGVIVTSRSSSPDRDFVSRFFAPAAGIDEDPVTGSSHCCLGPYWGAKLGRPRLVGYQASARGGTVNVRLNGDRVILGGTAVTVLRAELL, translated from the coding sequence ATGAGCGTGCGCATCACCCAGGTGGACGCCTTCACCGACCGGCCGTTCGCCGGGAATCCCGCCGCGGTCTGCCTCCTCCCCGAGCCCCGGCCCGACGCCTTCATGCGCGACGTGGCGCGGGAGATGAACCTGTCGGAGACGGCCTTCCTGGTCCAACGGGGGGGTGATTTCGACCTGCGCTGGTTCACGCCGACGGTCGAGGTGGACCTCTGCGGGCACGCGACCCTGGCCTCCGCGCACGTCCTCTGGGAGGAGGGCCGGCTGCCCTCGGACGCGGCGGCGCGCTTCCACACCCGGAGCGGGCTCCTGACCGCCGAGAAGCGCGGGACGCTGATCGAGATGGACTTTCCCGCGGAGCCGGCGACGGAGTCGGAGGAGTCGCCCGATCTCGAGCACGCCCTCGGCGTCCGCCCGACGTTCGTCGGCAGGAACCGGCTTGACCTCTTGGTCGAGGTGGAATCGGAGGAGACGGTCCGCCTCGTCTCGCCGGACTTCACCTGGCTCAGGGCGATCACGACGCGCGGGGTGATCGTGACCAGCCGCTCGTCGTCGCCAGATCGGGACTTCGTTTCGAGGTTCTTCGCCCCGGCCGCGGGCATCGACGAGGACCCGGTCACCGGCTCCTCCCACTGCTGCCTCGGGCCGTACTGGGGCGCGAAGCTCGGCCGTCCCCGGCTCGTGGGCTACCAGGCGTCCGCCCGCGGCGGCACGGTCAACGTGCGCCTGAACGGCGACCGGGTGATTCTCGGAGGCACGGCGGTCACCGTCCTCCGCGCGGAGCTGCTGTAG